In one Kitasatospora cineracea genomic region, the following are encoded:
- a CDS encoding class I SAM-dependent methyltransferase — MDSMGPTAENARTASRTAVLVCQGRAAADGRAGGGRFADPVAGRLLRADERAVVDQVRAGTPPPGWKERTGYEGVRACAEIAVPRTVAIDEALRAHANGQLVVLGAGLDTRAWRLAALADTDVWEVDHPASQRDKQDRLAAADLRPTARSVRFTPVDFAVDALGPALDAAGHDPAAPTTWLWEGVVPYLTREQVRSTLAALAARTAPGSALVLNYQAPSAKAAAGRLLTRLLGNSVTAGEPWRSLWRPERIAALLAEHGLRTVADHDLLTLAQDLDTPTGSRASLRSGRVAVAEHS; from the coding sequence ATGGATTCCATGGGCCCCACGGCGGAGAACGCGCGCACGGCGAGCCGGACGGCGGTGCTGGTCTGCCAGGGCCGGGCCGCCGCGGACGGCCGGGCCGGCGGCGGACGGTTCGCCGACCCGGTGGCCGGACGGCTGCTGCGGGCCGACGAACGGGCCGTGGTCGACCAGGTGCGGGCGGGGACGCCCCCGCCGGGGTGGAAGGAACGCACCGGGTACGAGGGCGTCCGGGCCTGCGCCGAGATCGCGGTGCCCCGGACGGTGGCGATCGACGAGGCACTGCGGGCCCACGCGAACGGCCAACTCGTCGTCCTCGGTGCCGGGTTGGACACCCGCGCCTGGCGGCTCGCCGCCCTCGCCGACACCGACGTGTGGGAGGTCGACCACCCCGCCTCGCAGCGGGACAAGCAGGACCGGCTGGCCGCCGCCGACCTCCGGCCGACGGCCCGCTCGGTCCGCTTCACCCCGGTCGACTTCGCCGTCGACGCCCTCGGCCCGGCCCTGGACGCCGCCGGGCACGACCCCGCCGCCCCCACCACCTGGCTGTGGGAGGGCGTCGTCCCCTACCTCACCCGCGAACAGGTCCGCTCCACCCTCGCCGCCCTCGCCGCCCGCACCGCGCCCGGCAGCGCACTCGTCCTCAACTACCAGGCCCCGTCGGCGAAAGCGGCCGCCGGACGGCTGCTCACCCGGCTGCTCGGCAACTCCGTCACCGCGGGCGAGCCCTGGCGCTCGCTGTGGCGGCCGGAACGGATCGCCGCCCTGCTCGCCGAGCACGGCCTGCGGACCGTCGCCGACCACGACCTGCTCACCCTCGCGCAGGACCTCGACACCCCGACCGGCAGCCGCGCCTCGCTCCGCTCCGGCCGGGTCGCCGTCGCCGAACACTCCTGA
- a CDS encoding cation:proton antiporter — MHTATVFIELGAIILTLGLLGRIGARYGLSPIPLYLLGGLAFGHGGLLPLSTSEEFVATGAEIGVVLLLLMLGLEYTAADLVTNLKSQYPAGIVDFAFNALPGAAMALLLGWGPVAAVVLAGVTWISSSGVIAKVLGDLGRLGNRETPVILSILVLEDLAMAVYLPILTALLAGAGLLVGSVTLAVALATAGAVLFVALRYGRLISRFVSHDDPEKLLLVVLGLTLLVAGIAQQLQVSAAVGAFLVGIALSGEAAEGAHTLLSPLRDLFAAVFFVFFGLNTNPASIPPVLLPALALAVVTALTKIATGYWAARRAGIAVKARWRAGGALVARGEFSIVIAGLAVTAGIEPSLGPLATAYVLLLVVIGPLAARWTEPIAARLTRRGDAAAPAEPQPLAEEPGVHV; from the coding sequence TTGCACACCGCCACCGTCTTCATCGAGCTCGGCGCGATCATCCTCACCCTGGGGCTGCTCGGCCGGATAGGCGCCCGCTACGGCCTCTCCCCCATCCCGCTCTACCTGCTCGGCGGCCTCGCGTTCGGGCACGGCGGGCTGCTGCCGCTCAGTACCAGCGAGGAGTTCGTCGCCACCGGCGCCGAGATCGGCGTGGTCCTGCTGCTGCTGATGCTCGGCCTCGAGTACACCGCGGCCGACCTGGTCACCAACCTGAAGAGCCAGTACCCGGCCGGGATCGTCGACTTCGCCTTCAACGCGCTGCCCGGCGCGGCGATGGCCCTGCTGCTCGGCTGGGGCCCGGTCGCGGCGGTCGTGCTGGCCGGTGTCACCTGGATCTCCTCCTCCGGCGTGATCGCCAAGGTGCTCGGCGACCTGGGGCGGCTCGGCAACCGGGAGACCCCGGTGATCCTCAGCATCCTGGTGCTCGAGGACCTGGCGATGGCCGTCTACCTGCCGATCCTGACCGCCCTGCTGGCCGGGGCCGGGCTGCTGGTCGGCAGCGTCACCCTGGCCGTCGCGCTGGCCACCGCCGGTGCGGTGCTGTTCGTCGCGCTCCGCTACGGGCGGCTGATCTCCCGGTTCGTGTCGCACGACGACCCGGAGAAGCTGCTGCTGGTGGTGCTCGGCCTGACCCTGCTGGTGGCGGGCATCGCCCAACAGCTCCAGGTCTCGGCGGCCGTCGGCGCGTTCCTGGTCGGCATCGCGCTGTCCGGTGAGGCCGCCGAGGGCGCGCACACCCTGCTCAGCCCGCTGCGCGACCTGTTCGCGGCCGTCTTCTTCGTCTTCTTCGGCCTCAACACCAACCCCGCCAGCATCCCGCCGGTGCTGCTGCCCGCCCTGGCGCTGGCCGTGGTCACCGCCCTCACCAAGATCGCCACCGGTTACTGGGCGGCCCGCCGGGCCGGCATCGCCGTCAAGGCCCGCTGGCGGGCGGGCGGCGCGCTGGTCGCCCGCGGCGAGTTCTCCATCGTCATCGCCGGACTGGCCGTCACCGCGGGCATCGAGCCGTCGCTGGGCCCGCTCGCCACCGCGTACGTGCTGCTGCTGGTCGTCATCGGCCCGCTCGCGGCCCGCTGGACCGAGCCGATCGCCGCCCGCCTCACCCGCCGCGGCGACGCCGCCGCCCCGGCCGAGCCGCAGCCCCTCGCCGAGGAGCCGGGCGTCCACGTCTGA
- a CDS encoding glycosyl hydrolase has product MCAVALTALGLTTGQALAAPAPEPRPRQAGHLAEIGHQHAREVTAGTFAAKAADEDGGDEAENSAESTEQFTEARTAPGVVAPGAYGAAWAQLQSMPRTAGSWDHVTDKPYNSDDPRYRDVNSNSSGGSGNVTGRITGIAADDDGYVYAGGANGGVFRSRTGGGHWQSISDRLPSLSTGALGLDGGGRLWYATGESNTGATAYVGTGVYLLADPKHGEFTPGTRVGGAELESTTIHALRFAGDKVWAATSRGVWSHSTADLSGPWTLEFAPNPSYLPGGADAKNPSAPYKNIANDIAVDPEDPSKVLLAVGWRSGDTYNGFYAKAADGSWQRVASLGDLPTGAGDVGNVTFARSEDGSRYYAVDQSPTKLATDPDSGLQGVYVSKSGSPFGPWTLIADKDKLKGSGSALQDDGYQPGIQSWYNQFLQVDPNDADHVYLGLEEVFETGDGGAVWHTPGPYWNFGFPCWSIDPAEQTGDCSPTTHSDQHAVAVGSYHGRSSVYVGNDGGIYSRPVDGTLDSGGHAADWKSLNDGTIDTLQYYSVGVGADPAGHGVIVSGGLQDNGESVLRARDKVMGSDFGGDGADTIVDPADGCNIAEEYVYLDMWVTNNCAVNDGSWSTDPAKATSYEVAPPDKAAAAARFIAPITSDAKNPATWVAGGQHVWVQNKGFAIRSGSEWTSAFDLGAGHVATAVASSGGTVYAGWCGPCNNQGFTRGIATGNADGTGWHQLNLPVDGTLPNRYISSFAVDPADAQHVLVSFSGFSRTWTEGPGAGIGHVFESRDGGATWKDVSANLPDVPADTLLLLPDGGLALGTDLAAFHRAPGAADWKVLGTGLPTTTVMQLKTGPDGKLYAATHGRGIWSFDPRRLGGVHHRDGQDD; this is encoded by the coding sequence ATGTGCGCCGTCGCACTGACCGCGCTCGGTCTGACCACCGGTCAGGCCCTCGCGGCACCCGCTCCCGAGCCCCGCCCCCGGCAGGCGGGCCACCTGGCCGAGATCGGCCACCAGCACGCCCGGGAGGTCACCGCCGGCACGTTCGCGGCGAAGGCCGCCGACGAGGACGGGGGCGACGAGGCCGAGAACTCCGCCGAGTCCACCGAGCAGTTCACCGAGGCCCGCACCGCGCCCGGCGTCGTTGCACCCGGCGCGTACGGCGCCGCCTGGGCCCAACTGCAGTCGATGCCGCGCACCGCGGGCTCCTGGGACCACGTCACCGACAAGCCGTACAACAGCGACGACCCGCGCTACCGCGACGTCAACTCCAACTCCAGCGGCGGCTCCGGCAACGTCACCGGCCGGATCACCGGCATCGCCGCCGACGACGACGGCTACGTGTACGCGGGCGGCGCCAACGGCGGCGTCTTCCGCTCCCGCACCGGCGGCGGCCACTGGCAGTCGATCTCCGACAGGCTGCCCTCGCTGTCCACCGGCGCGCTCGGCCTCGACGGCGGCGGGCGGCTCTGGTACGCCACCGGCGAGTCCAACACCGGCGCGACCGCGTACGTCGGCACCGGCGTGTACCTGCTCGCCGACCCGAAGCACGGCGAGTTCACCCCCGGCACGCGGGTCGGCGGCGCCGAGCTGGAGTCCACCACGATCCACGCCCTGCGCTTCGCCGGGGACAAGGTGTGGGCGGCCACCAGCCGCGGCGTGTGGTCCCACTCCACCGCCGACCTCAGCGGGCCGTGGACGCTGGAGTTCGCGCCGAACCCGAGCTACCTGCCCGGCGGCGCCGACGCGAAGAACCCCAGCGCCCCGTACAAGAACATCGCCAACGACATCGCCGTCGACCCCGAGGACCCGTCCAAGGTCCTGCTCGCGGTCGGCTGGCGCAGCGGCGACACCTACAACGGCTTCTACGCCAAGGCCGCGGACGGCAGCTGGCAGCGCGTCGCCTCGCTCGGCGACCTGCCCACTGGCGCCGGGGACGTCGGGAACGTCACCTTCGCCCGGTCCGAGGACGGCTCGCGCTACTACGCGGTCGACCAGTCGCCCACCAAACTGGCCACCGACCCGGACAGCGGCCTGCAGGGCGTCTACGTCTCCAAGTCCGGCTCCCCGTTCGGCCCGTGGACGCTGATCGCCGACAAGGACAAGCTCAAGGGCTCCGGCTCGGCCCTCCAGGACGACGGTTACCAGCCCGGCATCCAGTCCTGGTACAACCAGTTCCTCCAGGTCGACCCGAACGACGCCGACCACGTCTACCTGGGCCTGGAAGAGGTCTTCGAGACCGGCGACGGCGGCGCCGTCTGGCACACCCCCGGCCCGTACTGGAACTTCGGCTTCCCGTGCTGGTCGATCGACCCGGCCGAGCAGACCGGCGACTGCTCGCCCACCACGCACTCCGACCAGCACGCCGTCGCCGTCGGCAGCTACCACGGCCGCAGCAGCGTCTACGTCGGCAACGACGGCGGCATCTACAGCCGCCCGGTCGACGGCACGCTGGACTCCGGCGGCCACGCCGCGGACTGGAAGTCCCTCAACGACGGCACCATCGACACCCTGCAGTACTACTCGGTCGGCGTCGGCGCCGACCCCGCCGGCCACGGCGTGATCGTCAGCGGCGGCCTCCAGGACAACGGCGAGTCCGTCCTGCGCGCCCGCGACAAGGTGATGGGCTCCGACTTCGGCGGCGACGGCGCGGACACCATCGTCGACCCGGCCGACGGCTGCAACATCGCCGAGGAGTACGTCTACCTCGACATGTGGGTGACCAACAACTGCGCCGTCAACGACGGCTCCTGGTCCACCGACCCGGCCAAGGCCACCTCCTACGAGGTCGCCCCGCCCGACAAGGCGGCCGCCGCCGCCCGCTTCATCGCGCCGATCACCTCCGACGCGAAGAACCCCGCCACCTGGGTCGCCGGCGGCCAGCACGTCTGGGTGCAGAACAAGGGCTTCGCGATCCGCAGCGGCAGCGAGTGGACCAGCGCCTTCGACCTGGGCGCCGGCCACGTCGCCACCGCCGTCGCCTCCTCCGGCGGCACCGTCTACGCCGGCTGGTGCGGCCCCTGCAACAACCAGGGCTTCACCCGCGGCATCGCCACCGGCAACGCCGACGGCACCGGCTGGCACCAGCTGAACCTGCCCGTCGACGGCACCCTGCCCAACCGCTACATCTCCTCCTTCGCCGTCGACCCGGCCGACGCCCAGCATGTCCTGGTCTCCTTCTCCGGCTTCTCCCGGACCTGGACCGAGGGCCCCGGCGCGGGCATCGGCCACGTCTTCGAGAGCCGCGACGGCGGCGCCACCTGGAAGGACGTCTCCGCCAACCTGCCCGACGTCCCCGCCGACACGCTGCTCCTGCTGCCGGACGGCGGCCTCGCCCTGGGCACAGACCTGGCGGCGTTCCACCGCGCTCCGGGCGCCGCGGACTGGAAGGTCCTCGGCACCGGCCTGCCCACCACCACGGTGATGCAGCTGAAGACCGGCCCGGACGGCAAGCTCTACGCCGCCACCCACGGCCGCGGCATCTGGTCCTTCGACCCGCGCCGCCTCGGCGGTGTCCACCACCGGGACGGGCAGGACGACTGA
- a CDS encoding discoidin domain-containing protein produces MTIPGTAQAADSLISQGKAVTASSAENAGTPAAGAVDGDLGTRWSSAASDQQWLQVDLGSVSTISKVQLNWETAYGKAYQIQTSNDGTTWTTIYSTTTGAGGTEVLNVSGSGRYVRMNGITRGTGYGYSLWEFQVYGTLGGTPTGTPSGSTCSTDNAAQGKAATASSTENGGTPASSAVDGNTGTRWSSAAADPQWLQVDLGSVQQLCKVDLKWEAAYGKAYQIQASSDGSTWATIYSTTTGAGGNETLNVSGSGRYVRMYGTQRATNYGYSLWEMGVHTGSGGSTTPPVQGGGDLGPNVLVFDPSTPNIQATVDAVFKKQESNQFGSDRYALLFKPGTYNNINAQIGFYTSIAGLGLNPDDTTFNGDVTVDAGWFNGNATQNFWRSAENLHLKPVSGTDRWAVSQAAPFRRMHVEGGLNLAPAGYGWASGGYIADSKIDGQVGNYSQQQWYTRDSSIGGFSNGVWNQTFSGVQGAPAQGFPNPPYTTLDTTPVSQEKPFLYLDGNDYKVFVPAKRTNARGTSWGNGAPQGTSLPLSQFYVVKDGATAASINQALAQGLNLLFTPGVYHVDQSINITRPDTVVLGLGLATVVPDNGVTAMKVADVDGVKVSGLLLDAGTVNSQALLQVGNDTPGANHAADPIVIQDVFVRVGGAGAGKTTNGMVINSNNTIVDHTWIWRADHGAGVGWDTNRSDYGFVVGGNDVLATGLFVEHFNKYDVWWKGNGGKTIFFQNEIAYDAPNQAAIQNGNTKGYAAYKVEDNVTTHEGWGLGSYCYFNVDPTIVMDHGFEVPNAPGVKLHDVLVNSLGGNGQFLHVVNNTGAGTSGTGTVPSNLVSYP; encoded by the coding sequence ATGACGATCCCGGGCACCGCGCAGGCCGCGGACTCGCTGATCTCCCAGGGCAAGGCGGTCACCGCCTCGTCCGCCGAGAACGCGGGCACCCCCGCCGCCGGCGCCGTCGACGGCGACCTCGGCACCCGCTGGTCCTCGGCCGCCTCCGACCAGCAGTGGCTGCAGGTCGACCTGGGCTCCGTCTCCACCATCAGCAAGGTGCAGCTGAACTGGGAGACCGCGTACGGCAAGGCGTACCAGATCCAGACGTCCAACGACGGGACCACCTGGACGACGATCTACTCCACCACCACCGGCGCCGGCGGCACCGAGGTGCTGAACGTCTCCGGCTCCGGCCGGTACGTGCGGATGAACGGCATCACCCGCGGCACCGGCTACGGCTACTCCCTCTGGGAGTTCCAGGTGTACGGCACCCTCGGCGGCACCCCCACCGGCACCCCGTCGGGCTCGACCTGCTCCACCGACAACGCCGCCCAGGGCAAGGCCGCCACCGCCTCCTCCACCGAGAACGGCGGCACCCCGGCCTCCTCCGCCGTGGACGGCAACACCGGCACCCGCTGGTCCTCGGCCGCCGCCGACCCGCAGTGGCTGCAGGTCGACCTCGGCTCCGTGCAGCAGCTGTGCAAGGTCGACCTCAAGTGGGAGGCCGCGTACGGCAAGGCGTACCAGATCCAGGCGTCCAGCGACGGCAGCACCTGGGCGACGATCTACTCCACCACCACCGGCGCCGGCGGCAACGAGACGCTCAACGTCTCCGGCTCCGGCCGCTACGTGCGGATGTACGGCACCCAGCGCGCCACCAACTACGGCTACTCGCTGTGGGAGATGGGCGTGCACACCGGCAGCGGCGGCTCCACCACCCCGCCGGTGCAGGGCGGCGGCGACCTCGGCCCGAACGTGCTGGTCTTCGACCCGTCCACGCCGAACATCCAGGCCACGGTCGACGCCGTCTTCAAGAAGCAGGAGTCGAACCAGTTCGGCAGCGACCGCTACGCGCTGCTGTTCAAGCCGGGCACGTACAACAACATCAACGCCCAGATCGGCTTCTACACCTCGATCGCGGGCCTGGGCCTGAACCCGGACGACACCACCTTCAACGGCGACGTCACCGTCGACGCGGGCTGGTTCAACGGCAACGCCACCCAGAACTTCTGGCGCTCCGCCGAGAACCTGCACCTCAAGCCGGTCAGCGGCACCGACCGCTGGGCCGTCTCGCAGGCCGCCCCGTTCCGCCGGATGCACGTCGAGGGCGGCCTCAACCTGGCCCCCGCCGGCTACGGCTGGGCCTCGGGCGGCTACATCGCCGACTCGAAGATCGACGGCCAGGTCGGCAACTACTCGCAGCAGCAGTGGTACACCCGCGACAGCTCCATCGGCGGGTTCTCCAACGGCGTGTGGAACCAGACCTTCTCCGGCGTCCAGGGCGCCCCCGCCCAGGGCTTCCCGAACCCGCCGTACACCACGCTCGACACCACCCCCGTCTCGCAGGAGAAGCCGTTCCTGTACCTGGACGGCAACGACTACAAGGTGTTCGTGCCCGCCAAGCGCACCAACGCCCGCGGCACCTCCTGGGGCAACGGCGCCCCGCAGGGCACCTCGCTGCCGCTCAGCCAGTTCTACGTGGTGAAGGACGGCGCGACCGCCGCGAGCATCAACCAGGCGCTCGCCCAGGGCCTCAACCTGCTCTTCACCCCCGGCGTCTACCACGTCGACCAGTCCATCAACATCACCCGCCCGGACACCGTGGTGCTCGGCCTCGGCCTCGCCACCGTCGTCCCGGACAACGGCGTGACCGCGATGAAGGTCGCCGACGTCGACGGCGTCAAGGTCTCCGGCCTGCTGCTGGACGCCGGCACCGTCAACTCCCAGGCCCTGCTCCAGGTCGGCAACGACACCCCGGGCGCGAACCACGCGGCCGACCCGATCGTCATCCAGGACGTCTTCGTCCGGGTCGGCGGCGCCGGCGCCGGCAAGACCACCAACGGCATGGTGATCAACAGCAACAACACCATCGTCGACCACACCTGGATCTGGCGCGCCGACCACGGCGCGGGCGTCGGCTGGGACACCAACCGCTCCGACTACGGCTTCGTCGTCGGCGGCAACGACGTCCTCGCCACCGGCCTGTTCGTCGAGCACTTCAACAAGTACGACGTGTGGTGGAAGGGCAACGGCGGCAAGACGATCTTCTTCCAGAACGAGATCGCCTACGACGCGCCCAACCAGGCCGCGATCCAGAACGGCAACACCAAGGGCTACGCCGCCTACAAGGTCGAGGACAACGTCACCACCCACGAGGGCTGGGGCCTGGGCAGCTACTGCTACTTCAACGTCGACCCGACCATCGTGATGGACCACGGCTTCGAGGTCCCGAACGCGCCCGGCGTCAAGCTGCACGACGTCCTGGTCAACTCGCTCGGCGGTAACGGCCAGTTCCTGCACGTGGTCAACAACACCGGCGCCGGGACCTCCGGCACCGGGACCGTCCCCTCCAACCTGGTCTCCTACCCGTAA
- a CDS encoding ABC-F family ATP-binding cassette domain-containing protein, whose protein sequence is MTALVAHDLVRVLGGRRVLDGLSLTAAPGRRIGLIGENGCGKSTLLRVLAGVDEPEAGSVVRPADLGFLHQELPFDPAADVASVLAEALREARADLAELERLGAELAALPEQHPSLPALLAEYGRRLEQAEDRGSWDADRRAALALDGLGLSAVGPERTLGSLSGGQRGRLALAALLVRRPAAVLLDEPTNHLDDAASAFLEAQLRSLPGAVVVASHDRAFLEAVCTDLFDLDPAADGPVRFGGGYLAYLAAKRAARGRWERRYAEERQEIAELEHAAGVTAHRVAPDRGRTDNEKMGYGHRAGRVQQQISRRVRDASRRLAELERTRVAEPPVPLRFTPPAPEPADPSAPPACPPSAPLLSLHGVGVPGRLAPVSLQLDCTERLLVTGGNGTGKSTLLAVLAGRLDPAVGEVRRRPGLTVGLLAQDTVFARPERTARETYALALGPEAAERVPLSALGLLAAADLDRPVGALSVGQRRRLALALLVARPPRLLLLDEPTNHLSPLLCDELEEAIGTGDPGAVVLAGHDRWLRRRWRGRELALTASRE, encoded by the coding sequence GTGACGGCGCTGGTCGCCCACGACCTGGTCCGCGTCCTGGGCGGTCGCCGGGTGCTCGACGGGCTGTCGCTGACGGCCGCGCCGGGCCGCCGGATCGGGCTGATCGGCGAGAACGGCTGCGGCAAGTCGACGCTGCTGCGGGTGCTGGCCGGGGTCGACGAGCCGGAGGCCGGGAGCGTCGTCCGGCCGGCCGATCTCGGCTTCCTGCACCAGGAGTTGCCGTTCGACCCGGCCGCGGACGTCGCCTCGGTGCTGGCCGAGGCGCTGCGCGAGGCCCGCGCGGACCTCGCCGAACTGGAGCGGCTGGGCGCCGAGTTGGCCGCCCTGCCCGAGCAGCACCCGTCCCTGCCCGCCCTGTTGGCGGAGTACGGGCGCCGGCTGGAGCAGGCCGAGGACCGCGGTTCCTGGGACGCCGACCGCCGGGCGGCGCTGGCGCTGGACGGCCTGGGGCTGTCCGCCGTCGGACCGGAGCGCACGCTCGGCTCGCTCTCCGGCGGGCAGCGCGGCCGGCTGGCACTGGCGGCGCTGCTGGTGCGCCGCCCCGCGGCGGTGCTGCTGGACGAGCCGACCAACCACCTGGACGACGCCGCGTCCGCCTTCCTGGAGGCCCAACTCCGTTCGCTGCCGGGCGCAGTGGTGGTGGCCAGCCACGACCGGGCGTTCCTGGAGGCGGTCTGCACCGACCTGTTCGACCTGGACCCGGCGGCGGACGGGCCGGTGCGCTTCGGCGGCGGCTACCTCGCCTACCTGGCGGCGAAGCGGGCCGCCCGCGGCCGCTGGGAGCGCCGGTACGCCGAAGAGCGGCAGGAGATCGCGGAGTTGGAGCACGCGGCGGGGGTGACCGCGCACCGGGTGGCACCGGACCGGGGGCGCACCGACAACGAGAAGATGGGCTACGGGCACCGGGCGGGCCGGGTGCAGCAGCAGATCTCCCGCCGGGTGCGCGACGCCTCCCGCCGACTGGCCGAACTGGAACGCACCCGGGTCGCCGAGCCGCCCGTCCCGCTGCGCTTCACCCCGCCGGCCCCGGAACCGGCGGACCCGTCCGCCCCGCCGGCCTGCCCGCCGTCCGCCCCGCTGCTCTCCCTGCACGGGGTCGGCGTTCCCGGGCGGCTGGCCCCCGTCTCGCTGCAACTCGACTGCACCGAACGGCTGTTGGTGACGGGCGGGAACGGGACGGGCAAGTCGACGCTGCTGGCGGTGCTGGCCGGGCGGCTGGACCCGGCGGTGGGCGAGGTGCGGCGGCGGCCGGGCCTGACGGTGGGCCTGCTCGCCCAGGACACCGTGTTCGCGCGTCCGGAGCGCACCGCCCGCGAGACCTACGCGCTCGCGCTGGGGCCGGAGGCGGCGGAGCGGGTGCCGCTGTCGGCGCTCGGCCTGCTGGCGGCGGCCGACCTGGACCGCCCGGTCGGGGCGCTGTCGGTGGGCCAGCGCCGCCGGCTCGCGCTGGCCCTGCTGGTGGCCCGACCGCCCCGGCTCCTACTGCTGGACGAGCCGACCAACCACCTCTCGCCGCTGCTGTGCGACGAACTGGAGGAGGCGATCGGCACCGGCGACCCGGGGGCGGTGGTGCTGGCGGGGCACGACCGCTGGCTGCGCCGCCGTTGGCGGGGGCGGGAGTTGGCGCTGACCGCCTCCCGGGAGTGA
- a CDS encoding cation:proton antiporter regulatory subunit codes for MQSTPLPGIGVQYDLTTREHQHLSVIAHRDGTRTLNTYRREDPDACAHSLHLTEGETAALVDALTPTHHSPNLLHTSGLGLVAERIELSGSSYWNGRALGDTRMRTETGVSIVAVLRRTGAVPSPAPDFRLAGGDTLILIGTREGVDAAAVVLGRE; via the coding sequence ATGCAATCGACCCCGCTGCCCGGCATCGGCGTGCAGTACGACCTGACCACCAGGGAGCACCAGCACCTCTCGGTGATCGCCCACCGCGACGGCACCCGCACCCTCAACACCTACCGCCGCGAGGACCCGGACGCCTGCGCCCACTCGCTGCACCTGACGGAGGGTGAGACCGCCGCGCTCGTCGACGCCCTGACCCCGACCCACCACAGCCCCAACCTGCTGCACACCTCCGGCCTCGGCCTGGTCGCCGAACGGATCGAGCTGTCCGGCTCCTCGTACTGGAACGGCCGCGCCCTCGGCGACACCCGGATGCGCACCGAGACCGGCGTCTCCATCGTCGCCGTCCTGCGCCGCACCGGCGCCGTCCCCTCCCCCGCCCCGGACTTCCGGCTGGCCGGCGGGGACACCCTGATCCTGATCGGCACCCGCGAGGGCGTCGACGCCGCCGCCGTCGTCCTCGGCCGGGAGTGA